The following coding sequences are from one Roseburia hominis A2-183 window:
- the rapZ gene encoding RNase adapter RapZ, with translation MKFVILTGMSGAGKSTAIKMMEDIGYYCVDNLPIALLEKFVELSSLQENAELQKVAVGIDIRNGQALEEIRDVLARIKKKKVHYEILFLDAEDSVLVKRYKETRRNHPLSGGDRVDKGIEEERKRLAFLKESADYIIDTSQLLTRELKAELDKIFVQNQDYKNLFITILSFGFKYGIPADSDLVFDVRFLPNPYYVEGLRAKTGNDKEIQDYVFQYEEAHTFLDKLEDMLNFLIPNYIAEGKNQLVISIGCTGGKHRSVTLANALYERLSGQKGYGLKIEHRDIGKDALRGK, from the coding sequence ATGAAGTTCGTGATTTTGACCGGAATGTCCGGAGCCGGAAAGAGTACGGCAATTAAGATGATGGAAGATATCGGATACTACTGTGTGGATAATCTTCCGATTGCATTGCTTGAAAAGTTCGTGGAGCTGTCGAGCCTGCAGGAAAATGCAGAACTGCAGAAAGTGGCGGTCGGTATTGACATCCGGAACGGCCAGGCACTGGAAGAGATACGCGACGTGCTTGCGCGGATCAAAAAAAAGAAGGTTCACTACGAGATTCTGTTTCTGGATGCAGAGGATTCTGTATTGGTCAAGCGCTACAAGGAGACCAGAAGAAACCATCCGCTGTCCGGCGGAGACCGGGTGGACAAGGGCATTGAAGAAGAGAGAAAGCGTCTGGCATTTTTGAAAGAGAGTGCAGACTATATTATAGATACCAGCCAGCTTCTGACCAGGGAGCTGAAAGCGGAGCTGGATAAGATTTTTGTGCAGAATCAGGACTATAAGAATCTGTTTATCACGATTCTGTCGTTTGGATTTAAGTATGGGATTCCGGCGGACTCCGATCTGGTCTTTGACGTGCGTTTTCTGCCGAATCCGTATTATGTGGAAGGATTGCGGGCAAAGACGGGCAATGACAAGGAGATTCAGGACTATGTGTTCCAGTATGAGGAGGCGCATACGTTTTTGGACAAGCTCGAGGATATGCTGAACTTCCTGATTCCGAATTATATTGCAGAAGGGAAGAACCAGCTTGTAATCTCCATTGGCTGCACCGGAGGAAAGCACCGGTCGGTCACGCTCGCCAATGCGCTGTATGAACGGCTTTCCGGACAAAAGGGATACGGACTGAAAATAGAGCACCGCGACATCGGTAAAGATGCGCTCCGCGGGAAATAG
- the whiA gene encoding DNA-binding protein WhiA, which yields MSFSSEVKTELAKHLGKSRHCQIAELAALIAFEGRIPAAESENRLLMQKYQLLLAELFHIEEIHTEEEARSVFSTVKMYNDATGEAEPEDTVKGLLIQQNCCKRAYIRGAFLAGGSISDPNKSYHFEIVCRSIPQAEQLRDVINSFDMDAKIVARKKYQVVYLKEGSQIVDILNIMEAHVALMNLENVRILKEMRNSVNRKVNCETANISKTVNAAVKQLADIEYIRETAGLSYLPENLKEMALLRLEYPDAPLAELGTYLNPPVGKSGVNHRLRRISEMADSLRQQTV from the coding sequence ATGTCATTTTCAAGTGAGGTAAAAACGGAACTGGCAAAACATCTGGGAAAAAGCAGACATTGCCAGATTGCAGAGCTGGCGGCGCTGATTGCATTTGAGGGAAGAATCCCTGCGGCGGAATCGGAGAACCGGCTGCTGATGCAAAAATATCAGCTGCTGTTAGCAGAACTGTTTCATATAGAAGAAATCCATACCGAGGAGGAGGCGCGCAGCGTTTTTTCCACGGTTAAAATGTACAACGATGCCACGGGGGAGGCGGAGCCGGAAGATACGGTCAAGGGACTCCTCATTCAGCAGAACTGCTGCAAGAGGGCGTACATAAGAGGGGCGTTTCTGGCGGGAGGATCGATCAGCGATCCCAACAAATCCTACCATTTTGAGATTGTATGCCGCAGTATCCCACAGGCCGAACAGCTTCGGGATGTAATCAACAGCTTTGACATGGACGCCAAGATTGTGGCACGCAAAAAATATCAGGTTGTGTACTTGAAGGAAGGCTCGCAGATTGTAGATATTCTAAACATTATGGAGGCGCATGTTGCGCTCATGAATCTGGAGAATGTGCGGATTCTGAAGGAAATGCGTAATTCGGTGAACCGCAAGGTGAACTGCGAGACAGCGAATATCAGCAAGACGGTAAACGCTGCAGTCAAACAGCTTGCGGACATTGAATATATAAGAGAGACGGCCGGCTTGTCATATCTGCCGGAGAATCTCAAAGAGATGGCACTGCTTCGGCTGGAATACCCGGATGCGCCGCTTGCAGAACTGGGAACCTACCTGAATCCTCCTGTGGGAAAATCAGGTGTGAATCACAGGCTTCGCAGAATCAGCGAGATGGCAGACAGCCTCCGGCAGCAGACAGTGTAA
- a CDS encoding HPr family phosphocarrier protein produces MKKSVVVKMQQDFEARPIANLVQVANRYESKIYLEHGDSRVNAKSIMGMMSLALLNGEEILVDAEGADEAEAVAAIEEFLVS; encoded by the coding sequence ATGAAAAAGAGTGTGGTAGTAAAGATGCAGCAGGATTTTGAGGCAAGACCGATCGCAAATCTCGTGCAGGTGGCAAACCGGTATGAAAGCAAAATCTATCTGGAACATGGTGACAGCCGTGTCAATGCGAAGAGCATTATGGGGATGATGAGTCTGGCGTTGTTAAACGGTGAGGAGATTCTTGTGGATGCAGAGGGAGCGGACGAAGCGGAAGCCGTTGCAGCGATTGAGGAATTCCTCGTCTCATAG